The following proteins are co-located in the Pyrobaculum calidifontis JCM 11548 genome:
- a CDS encoding M24 family metallopeptidase produces the protein MIVATTTVNFAYLSGVWLETYERFKAAVKCGDYTAYVVPALDAERVRGNVFSYRDGEDPAEALRAAASPCDSGEVYIDGGTTLLHFEVVKRAFPRATFKLADELFKKWRAVKKEDEVAKIREAARRIRRVLDALELAQDATERQTAARIYLALYEAGLRPGPILVQFGSNTALPHQEPTEKKLRRGDAVVIDVSAAYEGYYADLTNSFFYGEPPRKYLEVYQTVEKAQAKAIKAAAPVVRASEVDKAARSTIEAAGYGPYFIHRTGHGLGLEIHEAPDISPSSQDVLERGMVFTIEPGIYIPHAFGVRLEVDIHLGEKAEIL, from the coding sequence ATGATCGTCGCGACTACCACTGTGAATTTTGCATACCTGTCGGGGGTCTGGCTTGAGACGTACGAGAGGTTCAAGGCCGCGGTAAAGTGCGGCGACTATACGGCGTACGTCGTCCCAGCGCTAGATGCGGAGAGGGTAAGGGGTAATGTCTTCTCCTATAGAGACGGGGAGGACCCCGCCGAGGCGTTGAGGGCAGCCGCCTCTCCCTGTGACAGCGGCGAAGTGTACATAGACGGCGGCACCACGCTGTTGCACTTCGAGGTGGTCAAACGCGCATTTCCACGCGCCACATTTAAACTTGCGGATGAGCTGTTCAAGAAGTGGAGAGCTGTGAAGAAAGAAGACGAGGTGGCGAAGATTAGAGAGGCGGCGAGGCGCATACGCAGAGTCCTCGACGCGTTGGAGCTGGCCCAAGACGCCACAGAGAGGCAGACTGCGGCGAGGATATACCTCGCCCTATACGAGGCGGGGCTACGCCCCGGCCCCATCCTCGTCCAATTCGGCTCCAACACAGCGCTCCCCCACCAAGAGCCCACGGAGAAGAAGCTACGGCGCGGCGACGCGGTGGTAATAGACGTCTCAGCCGCCTACGAGGGGTACTACGCCGACTTGACGAACTCCTTCTTCTACGGCGAGCCCCCCAGAAAGTACCTAGAGGTGTACCAGACCGTGGAGAAGGCCCAGGCCAAGGCCATTAAGGCGGCTGCGCCAGTAGTGCGGGCCTCTGAAGTAGACAAGGCGGCTAGGTCCACCATAGAGGCGGCGGGCTACGGCCCCTACTTTATACACAGGACCGGACACGGGCTCGGCCTCGAAATCCACGAGGCGCCAGACATATCCCCCAGCTCGCAAGACGTGCTAGAAAGAGGCATGGTGTTCACCATCGAGCCCGGCATTTACATCCCCCACGCCTTCGGGGTAAGGCTCGAAGTAGACATACACTTGGGAGAAAAGGCGGAAATTCTGTAG
- a CDS encoding MFS transporter has product MEGLNIRLILLLGLVSLFADWLYEGMRAAAPQYLAYLGASAAFVGFVFGLGDALGYAARFVTGPLADKRGGYWLETFLGYGLQVGAVAGLVFARDVWHVAALIFLERFSKALRTPARDVIIASAGGKGARGKAFGIHAALDQIGAVAGAVTATTLLYLGHTPRDVFAAVLIPGVAALAMLYLAYKVGNVKPSRRAPTRGELANALAFGAAQFFLGLSLVHISLFMYKTADVAWVASLLYLVAMVAEIPLSVALGHLYDRSSRMVYAGPLLAALLALCFIQGGAYYFVGAVLYASLTAYADIVAKAYASKLGGATSLGVVNSLWGLGLMLGGVLYGYWLDVGQETYIVAMALLSSTTSLAILRFLHSRIHL; this is encoded by the coding sequence GTGGAGGGACTTAACATCCGCCTCATATTGCTCCTGGGCCTAGTGTCCCTTTTTGCAGACTGGCTTTACGAGGGTATGCGCGCCGCGGCGCCGCAGTATTTGGCATACCTCGGCGCCTCGGCCGCCTTCGTCGGCTTTGTGTTTGGGCTGGGCGATGCGTTGGGATATGCGGCGCGGTTTGTAACAGGCCCTCTCGCCGACAAGAGAGGCGGCTACTGGCTCGAGACTTTCCTAGGCTATGGGCTACAAGTGGGAGCAGTGGCAGGGCTAGTATTCGCCAGAGATGTGTGGCACGTAGCCGCGCTTATTTTCCTAGAGCGGTTCAGCAAGGCGCTTAGGACCCCCGCCCGCGATGTTATTATCGCGTCCGCCGGAGGCAAAGGGGCGAGGGGGAAGGCGTTTGGGATACACGCCGCGCTCGACCAAATAGGCGCAGTGGCCGGCGCGGTCACCGCAACCACATTGCTCTACCTCGGCCACACGCCTAGGGACGTCTTCGCCGCAGTCCTAATACCAGGCGTCGCCGCCCTGGCAATGTTGTACCTGGCGTATAAGGTGGGCAACGTGAAGCCGTCTAGGAGAGCCCCGACGCGGGGGGAGTTGGCCAACGCGTTGGCATTTGGAGCCGCGCAATTCTTCCTAGGCCTCTCGCTGGTCCACATATCGCTCTTCATGTACAAGACCGCCGACGTGGCCTGGGTCGCCTCTCTCCTCTACTTAGTGGCCATGGTGGCAGAGATCCCGCTCTCAGTGGCGCTGGGGCACCTCTACGACCGCTCCAGCCGCATGGTCTACGCCGGGCCGCTTCTGGCGGCGCTACTAGCCCTCTGCTTTATCCAAGGCGGCGCCTACTACTTCGTGGGCGCAGTGCTCTACGCCTCTCTAACAGCCTACGCCGACATAGTGGCTAAGGCATATGCCTCCAAGCTCGGCGGCGCTACGTCGCTGGGAGTCGTAAACTCGCTGTGGGGGCTGGGGCTCATGCTCGGTGGAGTCTTGTACGGATACTGGCTCGACGTAGGTCAAGAGACCTACATAGTGGCCATGGCCCTACTCTCCTCAACAACCTCGCTAGCGATCCTCAGATTTCTCCACAGCCGTATTCACCTCTAG
- a CDS encoding MFS transporter, translating into MDNYDVKYAWRVTPILGSVALLVMYTEAMLMPSLPKIQSEFNVTPADVSWVLTIYLIVGTISAALFGSLGDIYGKKKILSIIISLYAAAVTFTGYAPTFETLLVARAVQGLGMAMFPLAFSLIREQFPPQLVPTAQGVISAMFGAGIIIALPTGAYIAQNFGWRATYHTATPLAVFLAMVIWIYVREGAYKTPRKIDYLGISLFGTAAASMLLAISKGPDWGWTSPRVITLFLLSVVAWAVFTLRQLTADEPFLPRDILNRNVVASTIAIMIVAYAFQMNSQNLTYLFQMPPPYGYGLTVLQTGLYMLPIAAVQIVVAPLSGRLVWRLGAKAVAVAGVVFAVVGYQLAVSHLYSGVWTLIGYLTIAFTGLALLNVSLINLLTFSVPRHRLGSATGLNTVFRNFGSAIAPSVAGSVLTNYSTYIAFNTPMGPMYFSVPSKDAYVINIDIATAMFLITLVPILLSKEVLGRGGGT; encoded by the coding sequence GTGGATAACTACGACGTAAAATACGCGTGGAGAGTAACGCCAATTTTGGGATCGGTGGCTCTACTCGTGATGTACACAGAGGCGATGCTAATGCCGAGTCTGCCGAAGATACAGTCGGAGTTCAACGTAACTCCCGCAGACGTCTCCTGGGTCTTAACCATATACCTCATAGTGGGCACCATAAGCGCGGCGCTCTTCGGAAGCTTGGGAGACATCTACGGCAAGAAGAAGATTTTGTCCATCATAATTTCGCTGTACGCCGCCGCGGTAACGTTCACAGGCTACGCCCCCACGTTTGAAACTCTCCTAGTGGCTAGGGCAGTACAAGGCTTGGGCATGGCCATGTTCCCACTGGCCTTTTCCCTCATAAGAGAGCAGTTCCCTCCGCAACTTGTCCCCACCGCCCAAGGCGTCATAAGCGCCATGTTTGGCGCAGGCATTATAATAGCGCTGCCGACCGGGGCATACATTGCGCAGAACTTCGGCTGGAGAGCTACATACCACACGGCGACGCCCTTGGCCGTGTTTTTGGCAATGGTAATCTGGATCTACGTAAGAGAAGGCGCGTACAAAACTCCGAGGAAAATAGACTACCTGGGGATCTCCCTCTTTGGAACTGCCGCAGCTTCAATGCTTCTGGCCATCTCCAAGGGCCCAGACTGGGGGTGGACCTCCCCCAGAGTTATTACACTGTTTCTACTTTCCGTAGTTGCGTGGGCCGTTTTTACCCTGCGCCAGTTGACCGCAGACGAGCCGTTTCTCCCGAGGGACATATTGAATAGGAACGTCGTGGCCAGTACTATTGCAATTATGATAGTGGCCTACGCCTTTCAAATGAACTCTCAAAACTTGACGTACCTCTTCCAAATGCCTCCTCCATACGGGTACGGACTCACGGTGTTGCAGACAGGGCTCTACATGCTTCCAATAGCCGCCGTACAGATAGTCGTGGCGCCGCTCTCGGGGAGACTTGTGTGGAGACTTGGCGCAAAGGCCGTGGCAGTAGCCGGCGTAGTCTTCGCAGTGGTGGGCTACCAACTGGCGGTCAGCCACTTATACAGCGGAGTGTGGACACTCATAGGATACTTGACAATCGCGTTTACGGGCCTAGCTCTCTTAAACGTCTCACTGATAAACCTGCTCACATTCTCAGTGCCCAGACACAGGCTGGGCTCAGCCACGGGGCTCAACACAGTCTTCAGAAACTTCGGCTCCGCCATCGCCCCCTCCGTGGCTGGAAGCGTTTTGACAAACTACAGCACGTATATAGCGTTTAACACGCCCATGGGGCCCATGTACTTTTCTGTGCCCTCTAAAGACGCATACGTAATAAACATCGACATAGCCACCGCCATGTTTTTAATCACGCTAGTACCAATACTTTTATCCAAAGAAGTTTTGGGAAGGGGTGGAGGGACTTAA
- a CDS encoding ABC transporter permease: MLFELLRLSWKALWERRGRTIGAIVGVVIAFTALSFSLLLTQTMKEAVAEFFEKNFGLNIVMLVGSLFTDADVASLSSIEGVEAVVPMVAYRGRVRVPGSGEFIAANVYAINPADVPRVIPQAALHDGQLFVGQGFALAGYYIAYDRSTGEQRVGPGSIISLDLEKKAVSLVVAGVLAVGSIGFFSTATGVVIDLSEYRRLTGFEKYNVLVVVARDSSLVDDIISEVRARFPTAEILSPQVILKSINAFLTGFQAFLGLVAGVSTVITALWLYDTMSISVLQRTREIGIMRAVGFKRRHITLMFLGEAFIIAAIGVAIGSVLLVPLSDIDLSTLFNAGPDMSFLPPGTRLIIDPTAVAAAVMVVVAVNLIGALAPAIRASRIRLVEALKYE; the protein is encoded by the coding sequence ATGCTTTTTGAACTGTTGCGGCTGTCATGGAAGGCTTTGTGGGAGCGTAGGGGGAGGACTATAGGGGCCATCGTGGGCGTCGTCATTGCGTTTACTGCGCTTAGCTTTTCGCTTCTGTTGACGCAAACGATGAAGGAGGCCGTGGCTGAGTTTTTTGAGAAAAACTTTGGCCTCAACATAGTCATGTTAGTCGGCTCGCTTTTCACCGACGCAGACGTGGCGTCCTTGTCCTCCATAGAGGGGGTAGAGGCGGTGGTCCCCATGGTGGCGTACAGGGGCCGTGTCAGAGTGCCCGGCAGTGGGGAGTTCATTGCGGCGAACGTGTACGCCATAAACCCGGCAGATGTCCCCCGGGTTATACCGCAAGCGGCGCTACACGACGGTCAGCTCTTTGTGGGACAGGGCTTCGCCTTGGCGGGGTACTATATCGCATACGACAGATCCACAGGTGAGCAGAGGGTGGGCCCCGGCTCCATTATTTCGCTCGACTTAGAGAAGAAGGCTGTGAGCCTGGTGGTGGCTGGGGTGCTGGCCGTGGGGAGCATAGGCTTCTTCAGCACTGCCACTGGGGTGGTTATTGACTTAAGCGAGTATCGACGGCTCACAGGCTTTGAGAAGTACAACGTGTTGGTGGTGGTTGCTAGGGACTCCTCCCTTGTTGATGACATTATCAGCGAGGTGAGGGCCAGGTTTCCGACCGCCGAGATCCTATCGCCCCAGGTTATACTCAAGTCGATCAACGCCTTTTTGACAGGTTTTCAAGCGTTTCTCGGCCTAGTGGCTGGGGTCAGCACTGTTATCACAGCGCTTTGGCTGTACGACACCATGAGCATAAGCGTCTTGCAGAGGACTAGGGAGATCGGCATTATGAGGGCTGTGGGGTTCAAGAGGAGGCACATAACCCTCATGTTCCTCGGCGAGGCGTTCATAATAGCCGCAATAGGCGTGGCCATTGGCTCTGTACTCCTCGTGCCGCTGTCCGACATAGACCTGTCTACGTTATTTAACGCTGGGCCCGATATGTCATTTCTCCCACCAGGCACGAGGCTGATAATCGACCCGACCGCAGTAGCCGCAGCCGTCATGGTGGTAGTTGCTGTCAACCTCATTGGCGCCTTGGCGCCGGCAATACGGGCAAGCAGAATAAGGCTAGTAGAGGCACTGAAATATGAGTGA
- the glmS gene encoding glutamine--fructose-6-phosphate transaminase (isomerizing), translated as MCGIFGIVFAEKPRRPLGEILRRALERLEYRGYDSAGVAVVDKGLVVRKDAGKVAEVASRYGFDALQGTVGIAHTRWATHGKPDQSNAHPHTDCRGVIAVVHNGIIENYAELKRELLAKGHVFKSETDTEVVVHLVEEYKRQGLDTFTAFKKALARIRGAYAIALIDAENPNAIYFARNLSPLIIGVGDGFNIVASDIPTVLDYTKRIVAVRDGEYGYITPTEVYIEADGVPQPVYERVEEIPWSAEMATKGGYPHFMLKEIYEQPESLASTVAGLEWAQLSAVADMLLSARNIYVLGAGSSYHAGLTFAARLPRLRLTPVPIIASEYYTYERLFDRDDVAIAISQSGETIDTIRAARAMRERGVKVVAVTNVVGSTLARESDVVIYTRAGPEIGVAATKTFTTQVATLSALYLAVLKAVGVDTSELERELKALPEAVRKTIENTAGTAKDLAKRMKEKRSAYYLGRGLSLPVAMEGALKLKEVAYIHAEAYPAGESKHGPIALVEEGFPVVFVFSDPDTREKTLSNVAEMKARGAYAIGVVPAKSDLAKKLDFPVEVPESGELAAPVTYVVPLQLLAYFAAVERGYDPDKPRNLAKTVTVE; from the coding sequence GTGTGCGGCATCTTTGGCATCGTCTTTGCTGAAAAGCCGCGGAGGCCTCTTGGGGAGATTCTGAGGAGGGCTCTGGAGCGGCTTGAGTACAGGGGCTACGACTCTGCCGGCGTCGCCGTGGTGGACAAGGGCCTTGTGGTTAGGAAAGACGCTGGGAAAGTGGCCGAGGTAGCGTCTCGCTACGGCTTCGACGCCTTGCAGGGCACAGTCGGCATTGCGCATACGCGTTGGGCAACCCACGGGAAGCCTGACCAGAGCAACGCCCACCCGCATACGGACTGCCGCGGCGTCATCGCAGTTGTACACAACGGCATAATTGAAAACTATGCAGAACTGAAGAGGGAGCTTCTGGCGAAGGGCCACGTGTTTAAGTCTGAGACAGACACCGAGGTTGTGGTACATCTCGTGGAGGAGTACAAGAGGCAGGGCCTTGACACTTTTACAGCGTTTAAGAAGGCGCTGGCGAGGATTAGGGGGGCCTACGCCATAGCGTTGATAGACGCTGAGAATCCCAATGCCATATACTTCGCCAGGAATTTGTCCCCTCTCATAATAGGGGTCGGCGACGGCTTCAACATAGTTGCAAGCGACATACCCACGGTGCTGGACTACACCAAGAGGATAGTCGCGGTGAGGGATGGGGAATACGGCTACATAACCCCCACGGAGGTCTACATAGAGGCGGATGGAGTGCCCCAGCCCGTGTACGAGCGGGTGGAGGAGATCCCCTGGAGCGCCGAGATGGCGACAAAGGGGGGCTACCCCCACTTCATGCTCAAGGAGATATATGAGCAGCCGGAGTCTCTCGCGAGCACTGTGGCAGGCCTTGAGTGGGCTCAGCTCAGCGCCGTGGCCGACATGCTTTTGTCAGCTAGAAACATCTACGTCCTGGGGGCCGGCTCCTCCTACCACGCCGGCCTCACCTTTGCGGCGCGGCTCCCACGGCTGAGGCTCACCCCCGTGCCCATAATCGCCTCTGAGTATTACACATATGAGCGGCTGTTTGACAGAGACGACGTGGCGATAGCCATATCTCAGTCTGGGGAGACCATAGACACCATCAGGGCCGCCAGGGCCATGAGGGAGAGGGGGGTAAAGGTCGTCGCGGTGACAAACGTCGTGGGGAGCACTCTTGCCAGGGAAAGCGACGTGGTAATATATACGCGGGCTGGCCCCGAGATAGGCGTCGCCGCCACTAAGACCTTCACTACGCAAGTGGCCACCCTCTCAGCGCTTTACTTAGCGGTGCTGAAGGCGGTGGGCGTAGATACGTCGGAGCTGGAGAGGGAGCTCAAGGCGTTGCCCGAGGCGGTTAGAAAGACTATTGAAAACACGGCCGGCACAGCCAAGGACTTGGCCAAGAGGATGAAGGAGAAGCGGAGCGCATACTACCTAGGCCGCGGGCTCTCTCTGCCCGTCGCCATGGAGGGAGCCCTAAAGCTGAAGGAGGTGGCGTATATACACGCGGAGGCATATCCAGCGGGTGAGTCTAAACATGGGCCAATCGCGTTGGTGGAGGAGGGGTTCCCCGTCGTCTTCGTGTTTTCAGACCCCGACACTAGGGAGAAGACGCTTAGCAATGTGGCAGAGATGAAGGCGAGGGGCGCATACGCCATCGGCGTCGTGCCTGCAAAAAGCGACTTGGCAAAGAAGCTTGACTTCCCCGTGGAGGTGCCCGAGTCAGGGGAGCTCGCGGCCCCTGTGACCTACGTAGTGCCTCTACAGCTCCTCGCCTACTTCGCCGCCGTTGAGAGAGGGTACGACCCAGATAAGCCGAGGAACTTGGCAAAAACTGTGACAGTGGAGTAA
- a CDS encoding COG1361 S-layer family protein — protein MSSIYRVLPLVALAALVFAQSAPQAPISVSVSYSPPYVYPGSVLQLYITVFSPQSLTYVYVDVDSPFKVLTGTTMQIPKLAANTPTTLTAVVQVPLDAKPGSYRVKVTAYTLFTSAEASVDFEVLPFDFSSLIVAVPSSYVAGQPAQLPVLVINPTLDFLKVNINATGGVVENYLNRSTACDVTVAPRGNATCFIVFKVAGGARPGFYDVTLSAQLRSLSGYAGSVSVKKVVQLPVVSAPDVNIVATPAQPPVAGTPTVLTLYVTPGSAGVLQNVTVRVVDGEGVRVLSGGFAVAPMLTQLQLPVQVVFYRYGNVPLPVEICLYSGTCITRLVSVYVPTPKIVVNAVFNPPRGYPDSIVQATFIAASNYTASDVIVEVHAPFKLISLTPTRIPFLTPQSPATITAAFEIPPSTRPGLYPVAIRVGNANYTFYYEVKPQEFTVSMAFNPPISYPGGLVTGTATVVSPFTASNLTIRISTPLKPLCNAEVNVPVLPQGQPFTIPCVFQIPEDAQPGEYPVSVAVGDANYTFYLTVGAPSVAVQNVLATPPRVLKGMPVVQVAVQLINTGPVAARGVVVQLLNGTVGPREFRIDYLPPGSPTTLTFLLDASKLQPGLYSAVVDVKWNGGEARGSGSFEVVEKSTFKVEYAVLNAQPGSTATLLLNLTNVGPYEAKNVRLLMTPSQVFEPHASNIADVATATSRVIGDLEPGSSASTAFLLDVSDKAAPGRYYITFVVTWNQTNAFGPAVQYITVPVEVRGGLDLFVVVPAALTVVLILVGVAMALRRRRRG, from the coding sequence ATGTCTTCGATATATCGGGTCCTTCCGCTCGTGGCGCTGGCGGCCCTCGTGTTTGCGCAGTCGGCGCCTCAAGCCCCTATTAGCGTGTCCGTGTCGTACTCCCCGCCCTATGTCTACCCCGGCTCTGTGCTCCAGCTGTACATCACAGTGTTTTCGCCGCAGAGCCTCACCTATGTCTACGTCGACGTGGATTCCCCCTTCAAGGTCCTCACGGGGACGACGATGCAGATCCCCAAGTTGGCGGCTAACACGCCCACCACTCTCACGGCGGTTGTGCAAGTCCCCCTAGACGCCAAGCCGGGAAGCTACAGGGTGAAGGTCACGGCGTATACTCTGTTCACGTCCGCCGAGGCCTCCGTGGACTTTGAAGTGCTACCTTTCGACTTCTCCTCGCTAATCGTGGCGGTTCCCAGTAGCTATGTGGCTGGGCAACCTGCGCAACTCCCGGTGCTTGTGATAAACCCCACCTTGGACTTCTTGAAGGTGAACATCAACGCGACGGGGGGCGTGGTAGAGAACTACCTAAACCGCTCAACCGCCTGCGATGTCACTGTGGCGCCGAGGGGAAATGCCACGTGTTTTATAGTGTTTAAAGTGGCTGGCGGTGCCAGGCCCGGCTTTTACGACGTTACGCTGTCAGCACAGTTGAGGAGTCTGTCTGGATACGCGGGCTCTGTAAGCGTTAAAAAAGTCGTTCAACTCCCCGTGGTCAGCGCCCCCGATGTAAATATCGTAGCAACCCCGGCCCAGCCGCCTGTGGCTGGCACGCCCACTGTGTTGACCCTATACGTGACGCCGGGGAGCGCTGGCGTTCTTCAGAACGTGACGGTGAGAGTGGTCGACGGGGAGGGAGTAAGAGTGCTTTCCGGGGGGTTCGCCGTGGCGCCCATGCTCACGCAACTGCAATTGCCTGTACAAGTGGTGTTTTACAGGTATGGCAACGTCCCCCTGCCTGTGGAGATCTGCCTCTACTCTGGCACATGTATTACGAGACTCGTCTCAGTGTACGTGCCAACTCCCAAGATAGTAGTCAACGCAGTGTTCAACCCGCCGAGGGGGTACCCTGACTCTATTGTGCAAGCCACCTTTATCGCCGCCTCTAACTACACTGCCTCCGACGTGATCGTAGAGGTGCATGCGCCCTTTAAGCTCATCTCGCTTACTCCCACGCGGATCCCATTCCTCACTCCGCAAAGCCCCGCCACTATAACTGCGGCGTTTGAAATACCGCCTTCCACAAGGCCGGGGCTTTACCCAGTCGCTATAAGGGTGGGGAATGCCAACTACACCTTCTACTACGAGGTTAAGCCGCAGGAATTTACTGTGTCTATGGCGTTCAACCCGCCGATCTCCTACCCCGGCGGGCTAGTTACTGGGACGGCGACGGTTGTCTCGCCGTTTACTGCGTCTAACTTGACCATCCGAATTTCGACTCCGCTTAAGCCCCTCTGCAACGCAGAGGTTAATGTGCCAGTGCTACCTCAGGGCCAGCCGTTTACTATCCCATGCGTCTTTCAAATCCCAGAGGATGCACAGCCGGGAGAGTACCCGGTGTCCGTGGCCGTGGGCGACGCCAACTACACCTTTTACTTAACCGTTGGCGCGCCGTCTGTGGCTGTGCAAAACGTCTTGGCAACGCCGCCGAGGGTTTTAAAGGGCATGCCCGTTGTCCAAGTGGCCGTGCAGTTGATAAACACTGGGCCTGTGGCCGCCAGGGGCGTGGTTGTACAACTGTTAAACGGCACGGTGGGGCCGCGGGAGTTTAGAATCGACTACCTGCCGCCGGGATCCCCCACCACGCTCACCTTCCTCCTCGACGCCTCAAAGCTACAGCCCGGCCTCTACAGCGCCGTTGTCGACGTCAAGTGGAACGGCGGCGAGGCCCGCGGGAGCGGGAGCTTTGAGGTAGTGGAAAAGTCTACGTTTAAGGTTGAGTACGCGGTATTAAACGCCCAACCGGGGTCCACGGCCACTCTCCTGCTCAACTTAACCAACGTGGGGCCCTACGAGGCTAAGAACGTGAGACTCCTCATGACGCCCTCCCAAGTGTTTGAGCCCCACGCCTCCAACATAGCTGACGTTGCCACCGCCACTTCGAGAGTCATCGGCGACTTGGAACCCGGCTCCTCTGCCTCCACAGCGTTTTTGCTCGACGTGTCTGACAAAGCGGCGCCGGGGAGGTACTACATAACCTTCGTAGTGACGTGGAATCAGACCAACGCGTTTGGCCCCGCGGTTCAGTACATCACTGTGCCAGTGGAGGTCAGAGGCGGCCTCGACCTCTTCGTAGTAGTGCCAGCAGCCCTCACCGTCGTTTTAATCCTAGTCGGAGTCGCCATGGCTCTGAGGAGGAGGCGCCGTGGATAA
- a CDS encoding DHH family phosphoesterase: MDALRVLAAKLQKRPVALCDSNDVDGIASAALFKRKYPEGVVVLAGPSEVKKWWIKAFTWDFVADLPCPGKAKVRADHHKTNAPCAEVEFYDPEAPAAAVLAAKALGLEEDPVARELVEAAVQTDTADVRDPTVKKLDLAIRYGFAEEKLAAIEILAKKGLAALDEEPLKTMAARGEEKEKLVLAIAERVPPRETLFIYNPVHLGISYRALTIELQKRGAKFVNILVRRARRRYRLYCGAHKDGVYDCTKVAVPLGGGGHKYAAGAQIKAPLLDAERPLRTLVEMLKPDVVYVLGPCNNIGPRCEEIKLPESLDALMRSGSGER, from the coding sequence GTGGACGCGTTAAGGGTACTCGCGGCTAAATTGCAGAAGAGGCCGGTGGCGCTCTGCGATTCAAACGACGTCGACGGCATAGCGTCGGCCGCGTTGTTCAAGCGCAAGTATCCAGAGGGGGTGGTGGTCCTAGCGGGGCCCTCCGAGGTCAAGAAGTGGTGGATTAAGGCCTTTACGTGGGATTTCGTCGCAGACCTCCCCTGCCCCGGCAAGGCCAAGGTTAGGGCAGACCACCACAAGACAAATGCCCCCTGCGCCGAAGTCGAGTTCTACGACCCCGAGGCCCCCGCCGCGGCTGTACTAGCCGCCAAGGCCCTAGGCCTTGAAGAAGACCCAGTGGCGCGGGAGCTCGTAGAGGCGGCCGTGCAGACAGACACCGCAGATGTGAGAGATCCCACGGTGAAGAAGCTCGACCTGGCCATCAGGTACGGCTTTGCCGAGGAGAAGCTTGCGGCAATCGAGATACTGGCCAAGAAGGGACTAGCCGCGTTGGACGAAGAGCCCTTAAAGACCATGGCCGCCAGAGGAGAGGAGAAGGAGAAGCTGGTCTTAGCCATAGCGGAGAGGGTGCCGCCGAGAGAGACGCTGTTTATATACAACCCGGTCCACCTAGGGATCTCCTACAGGGCCCTCACCATAGAGCTGCAGAAGAGGGGCGCCAAATTTGTAAACATACTCGTAAGGCGGGCCAGGCGGCGCTACAGGCTCTACTGCGGAGCGCACAAAGACGGCGTGTACGATTGCACAAAAGTGGCAGTGCCCCTAGGCGGAGGAGGCCACAAGTACGCCGCAGGCGCGCAGATCAAGGCGCCGTTGCTAGACGCAGAAAGGCCGTTGCGCACGCTCGTGGAAATGCTCAAGCCCGACGTTGTATACGTCCTTGGGCCCTGTAATAATATTGGGCCTAGGTGTGAAGAAATAAAATTGCCCGAGTCCCTGGATGCGTTGATGAGAAGTGGTTCAGGGGAGCGGTGA
- a CDS encoding NTP transferase domain-containing protein: MKIAPVVLAGGRPGVFEKITGGLPKTYVKIGGKRLFQYAADALLSLFGRVYVVAPHPVGGGYTYVEERGEGIEGALTSAEAYLGSESHVMFTYGDVYVESSAYRALVEATASMGADGAVLAVPRRITKGYGVLEARVGGLLAKVGGEGQWIFGGVALLPRDVVKKVASAALYEVLNEAAQLRKIAVVPWSGVWHDVNYPEDLLQLLEYTAPTYTRISSKARVSPTAVLEGPVVVEDGAEIDHYAVVKGPVYIGSGAFIGAHTLIRNYTDIEDEALVGSSAEVSHSLICEKATIGRASYISYSVVGPEAVVEPNTVTMSVLREGRDRLEPVEVRGRKFYKLGALIEAKARIPAGSVLRPGMGFI, from the coding sequence ATGAAGATCGCCCCCGTAGTCCTAGCCGGCGGCCGCCCCGGCGTCTTTGAAAAAATAACGGGCGGCCTGCCGAAGACCTACGTCAAGATAGGGGGCAAGAGGCTGTTTCAATATGCCGCGGATGCCCTCCTATCCCTCTTCGGAAGAGTGTACGTAGTTGCTCCACACCCCGTGGGCGGGGGCTACACCTACGTCGAAGAGAGAGGCGAGGGCATAGAAGGCGCACTGACGTCGGCGGAGGCCTACTTGGGGTCTGAGAGCCACGTCATGTTCACATACGGCGACGTGTACGTGGAGTCCTCTGCGTACAGAGCCCTTGTGGAAGCAACTGCGTCGATGGGCGCCGACGGCGCTGTCTTAGCAGTGCCAAGGAGAATTACAAAGGGGTACGGCGTGTTGGAGGCAAGGGTGGGGGGCCTCTTGGCGAAAGTTGGCGGAGAAGGCCAGTGGATTTTCGGCGGCGTGGCTCTCCTCCCCCGTGACGTTGTGAAAAAAGTAGCCTCGGCCGCTCTCTACGAGGTGTTAAACGAGGCGGCGCAGCTGAGGAAAATAGCCGTGGTCCCGTGGAGCGGCGTCTGGCACGACGTGAACTACCCAGAGGACTTGTTGCAACTGCTGGAGTACACGGCGCCGACCTACACCCGCATATCGAGCAAGGCCAGGGTAAGCCCCACCGCCGTTTTAGAAGGCCCAGTGGTAGTGGAGGACGGCGCCGAGATAGACCACTACGCGGTGGTAAAGGGCCCGGTCTACATTGGTAGCGGCGCATTCATAGGGGCGCACACGCTAATACGCAATTACACAGACATAGAAGACGAGGCGCTTGTCGGCAGCTCCGCCGAGGTGAGCCACAGCCTCATTTGCGAAAAGGCCACGATAGGCCGCGCCTCGTATATATCATACAGCGTCGTTGGCCCAGAGGCAGTGGTGGAGCCCAACACAGTCACCATGTCTGTTCTGAGAGAGGGGAGAGACAGACTAGAGCCCGTCGAGGTGAGGGGCAGAAAGTTCTACAAACTCGGCGCATTGATAGAAGCAAAGGCAAGAATCCCAGCGGGTAGCGTATTGCGTCCAGGCATGGGATTCATATAG